Within the Acinetobacter radioresistens DSM 6976 = NBRC 102413 = CIP 103788 genome, the region TCAAAATCATAACGGCGCATCCTTTCAAGATACTGAGGTACATCTACCTGACGTAGCGTCACTACAATACCGAGTTTTTTCAGATTACGTACAAAAGGCATTAAGGTACGCTGTAAACCGTCCTGATGAATGAGGAATTCGATTTCAACCGGCTGTCCTTTGGAATCATATAGTTTGCCATCATGAATTCGATAATCGGCCTTAATTAAAATCTGACGTGCAATCAACAGATTGTTACGATTAAATCCGCTGGCATCTGAAACCGGATACTTCCAGTTCTTGAGTACACCTTGACGCATTACAGTATGCAATTTGGGTAATAGCGGCTGAAGGATCTGCATTTCCTTAGGGCCGGGTGGTCCTTTTGCTTCAAGTTCACTATTGGCAAAATAACTTTGCAACCGCTGATACTGACCATAAAACAGGGCCTTATTCAGCCATTCATAGTCATACGCATAAGTTAAAGCGCGGCGGAACTGAATATCATTAAAGGGGCTACGACGTGTGTTAAACACAAAACTCTGGGTTGCCACCGGATTCTGATGCCGAAAGCGATAGGTCTTGACCATCCCAGCTTTTACTGCCGGAAAATTATACTCTGTCACCCATTTACGCGCTGTCATCTCTTCATGCAAAGTATATTGCCCTGACTTAAAACCTTCAAAAGCAATATCCAGATTTCGGTAATAAACATATTTTAACCGGTCAAAATTATAACGTCCCTTATTTACAGGTAAATTCTGCCCCCAGTAATGCGGATTTCGTTTATAGGTAACGCTACGCCCTGCATCAATCCGGTCAATCAGATAGGGGCCTGAACCAACAATAGGTTGCATAGTAATTCGAGTAAAATCCCGGTTTTTCCAGTCCTGCCTGGAATAGATGGGTAATGTTCCCAAAATTAGTGGCATCTCTGCATTATTATCTGACCTGAAAGTAAATTTGACCTGATACCTAGATAGAACTTCAGTTTTTTCCAGATCCGCCAGATACATCTGCAACCCCGGATTGGATTTGGTCTGATAAGCGTCAAAGCTGAACTTCACATCTTCAGCTGTGACAGGGAGACCATTACTAAAACGTGCTTTAGGATTCAGATAGAAAATAACAAATTTAGTATGTTCTGGATCATAGCTGGCTTTTTCTGCCAATAGCGGATAAAGCACTCCCGGCTCATCCAGAGAACTGCTCATCAGGGAATCAAACAGAAAATTAATCCCATCTACCGAGCTGCCTTTACCATTCATGCTATTTAAGTTATCAAAAGTACCATTACTGGCTGTACTTAATAATCCACCTTTAGGAGCTGCCGGATTAGCATATGGCATGGCATTCAGGCCGCTATACTTGGGCTGGGTGTGAAGCGCGATATAAGGCGTGGTTTGCAATGCAGCAAACCCGCCTTGAGCACATACACTTAATCCAGCCGCAAACCCCAGCTGCTTAGCTTTTGCAAAACTCCAGTGCATACCAGATCCTGTTCAGGTTTTTTTATTATAGATTTGGTACTTTAATCACTTCACCGATACGAAGCTGCGTACTTGGCTGAATATTATTCATTTCTGCCAGTTCGCTCGTATTCATACCATATTTGTTGGCCAGACCAATTAATGTATCCCCACGTTTTACCGTATATGAAGTTACTGTTTTTGGAATCAGCAAGTTCTGACCACGTAAAAGACCAGCACGTGACTCCAGATTATTTAACTCTGCCAGCTCTTTAACCGAAATACCGACACGGCTGGCAATGGTATTCAGAGACTCTCCATTTTTTACGGTATAACGCTCAGTATCACGATGACTGCCAGAAGAATTATTTTTACTGTTCTTTGCAGTTACTGTTTCTTTCTCTACAGGTGCAGGTGATACTGGCAGTTCTCCATCAAGCTTGATTTTCTGGCCGACACGCAAGCCTGAATTACGGTTAATTCCATTTAGGCCTGCCAGAAAATTAACCTGTAAATGATATTTTCCGGCAACTGATGTAAGAGTATCGCCCGGCTGAACAATATATTCATCCGGCATGCTTGCCCCAGCCGGAACTTTTAAAGTCTGGCCAATACGGACTCCACTACCGGTATTGATATTATTAAGCTGTGCCAGGTCGCTTACAGACACTTTAGATTGTGCTGCAATACTGGTGAGAGTATCGCCACGCTGTACCTTATAACTTTCAGTCTTATAATTCGTACTGACTTTGATATTGTCATTCAAAGTTGTTTTCTTATCTTCTTTAGTTTCGACTTTAGCAGAAACACTGGTCTCCTCTACAGGAACATTGATTCTCTGACCTACCAGCAGGCTGCTGGTTGAAGTCAGGCCAGGTGTTAAATCTGCCAATTCTTGATTAGATAATGCATAACGTTCAGCAATCATTTTCAGATATTCGCCACGTTTAACAGTGTAACTCTTGGTCTTGATCCGCTGTTCTGCGGTTACTCTGGTGTCAGCCACCTTAACAGGTTTTGCCACAGCTGCATTCGGATTATCTTTCAACTGAAGTTTCTGTCCTACAAACAGACCACTAGTTACAGAGAGATTATTCCAGTCGGCCAGTTGTTTCAATGAGAGACCAAACTGGTCAGCAACGCTGGTCAGACTATCATTGGCTTTGACCAGGTAAGTTTCCGGTTTGCTGGCTTTTACAGTTTTTTCTTCAACTTTTTGTGGAATGGCATCGTACAGGTATAAAGAAGTTCCTACATATAAGGTAGCACTTGGGTCAATCTGGTTCCATTTCGCCACATCACGCCAGCTTACCCCATTTTTCATGGCAATTACTGCAAGGGTATCACCTGGCTGAACCG harbors:
- a CDS encoding extracellular solute-binding protein, with product MHWSFAKAKQLGFAAGLSVCAQGGFAALQTTPYIALHTQPKYSGLNAMPYANPAAPKGGLLSTASNGTFDNLNSMNGKGSSVDGINFLFDSLMSSSLDEPGVLYPLLAEKASYDPEHTKFVIFYLNPKARFSNGLPVTAEDVKFSFDAYQTKSNPGLQMYLADLEKTEVLSRYQVKFTFRSDNNAEMPLILGTLPIYSRQDWKNRDFTRITMQPIVGSGPYLIDRIDAGRSVTYKRNPHYWGQNLPVNKGRYNFDRLKYVYYRNLDIAFEGFKSGQYTLHEEMTARKWVTEYNFPAVKAGMVKTYRFRHQNPVATQSFVFNTRRSPFNDIQFRRALTYAYDYEWLNKALFYGQYQRLQSYFANSELEAKGPPGPKEMQILQPLLPKLHTVMRQGVLKNWKYPVSDASGFNRNNLLIARQILIKADYRIHDGKLYDSKGQPVEIEFLIHQDGLQRTLMPFVRNLKKLGIVVTLRQVDVPQYLERMRRYDFDMTTSVMPQSLTPGNEQAQLWGSAAADQAGNYNYAGIKNPVIDQVINSVIRAPDRQQLVIRTRVLDRLLRAGYYQIPTYGKGENWLAYWNMYHQPKQKPKLSVGLDYWWIDSKQAQQVSSYLRRQ